From uncultured Roseateles sp., the proteins below share one genomic window:
- a CDS encoding SDR family NAD(P)-dependent oxidoreductase, protein MALNPKLQDWQGRCVWLVGASSGIGEALAHELHRHGAFVVVSARGVSKLQAFERSHPGSLALPLDVTDAAAIRNAVRTLTEGHRAIDLTVFCAGHYQAMRATDFDLGEAHRHLEINYGGALNLLDALLPQLVAQGRGGRGGHLSLVSSVAGYRGLPKSLAYGPSKAALANLAETLYLDLHGLGLGISLVCPGFVATPLTAGNDFEMPALLTPEQAAQAMLDGYAKGRFEIHFPKRFTLWLKLLRVLPYRLYFALVSRVTGV, encoded by the coding sequence ATGGCACTGAATCCCAAGCTGCAGGACTGGCAAGGCCGCTGCGTCTGGCTGGTCGGTGCCTCCAGCGGCATCGGCGAGGCCCTGGCCCACGAGCTGCATAGGCACGGGGCCTTCGTCGTCGTCAGCGCCCGCGGTGTCAGCAAGCTGCAGGCCTTCGAGCGCTCACATCCCGGCAGCCTGGCTCTGCCGCTGGATGTGACCGACGCCGCAGCGATCCGCAACGCAGTGCGCACCCTCACCGAGGGTCATCGCGCCATTGACCTCACCGTCTTCTGCGCCGGGCACTACCAGGCCATGCGCGCCACCGACTTCGACCTGGGCGAGGCACACCGGCATCTGGAGATCAACTACGGCGGCGCACTGAACCTGCTGGACGCGCTGCTGCCCCAGCTGGTGGCCCAGGGCCGTGGTGGCCGGGGCGGCCACCTGAGCCTGGTGTCCAGCGTGGCCGGCTACCGCGGCCTGCCGAAGTCGCTGGCCTACGGGCCGTCCAAGGCCGCACTGGCCAATCTGGCCGAGACCCTGTATCTGGATCTGCATGGCCTGGGCCTGGGCATCTCCCTGGTCTGCCCGGGCTTTGTGGCCACGCCGCTGACCGCCGGCAACGACTTCGAGATGCCAGCTCTTCTCACCCCCGAGCAGGCCGCACAGGCCATGCTCGACGGCTATGCGAAGGGCCGCTTCGAGATCCACTTTCCGAAGCGCTTCACGCTATGGCTCAAACTGCTGCGTGTGCTGCCCTATCGCCTGTACTTTGCGCTGGTCAGCCGCGTCACCGGAGTCTGA
- a CDS encoding PTS sugar transporter subunit IIA, with protein MNRLAAILPISNVLVNVDASSKKRVFEQAGLLFENNHAISRASVTDNLFARERLGSTGLGHAVAIPHGRIKGLKNPLAAVVRVQHAIPFDAPDDEAVSLLIFLLVPEAATQRHLEILSEIAEMLSDRELRERLMQTDQSSELHKLISAWEPLKSVA; from the coding sequence ATGAACCGTCTTGCCGCCATCCTTCCCATCAGCAATGTGCTGGTGAATGTGGACGCCTCCAGTAAAAAACGCGTGTTCGAGCAAGCGGGGCTGCTGTTCGAGAACAACCACGCCATATCCCGCGCCTCGGTCACGGACAACCTGTTCGCCCGCGAGCGACTGGGCTCCACCGGCCTGGGCCATGCCGTGGCCATTCCGCATGGCCGCATCAAAGGCCTGAAGAATCCGCTGGCGGCGGTGGTGCGGGTGCAGCACGCGATTCCGTTCGATGCCCCGGACGACGAGGCCGTCAGCCTGCTGATCTTCTTGCTGGTGCCCGAGGCGGCCACCCAGCGCCACCTGGAAATCCTGTCCGAGATCGCCGAAATGCTGTCGGACCGTGAATTGCGCGAGCGCCTGATGCAGACCGATCAGTCCAGCGAATTGCACAAGCTGATCTCGGCCTGGGAACCGCTGAAGTCGGTCGCTTGA
- the hprK gene encoding HPr(Ser) kinase/phosphatase, producing the protein MKPTSISAERLFEEHREAMRWEWIAGHAHPERRFDEAAVRDAQSAADLVGYLNYIHPYRVQIVGRREVAYLQDCSPEDQERRISRIVTLEPPVLIVADKQVPPQALVAMCDRADIPLFVTAESAGHVIDVVRNHLSHLFANRTTRHGVFMDILGLGVLLTGESGLGKSELGLELISRGHGLVADDAVDLYRVSQISLEGRCPELLMNLLEVRGIGLLDIKAIFGETAVRRKMRLKLIVHLVRKETLERDFERLPYEPLYEDILDVPVRKVVIAVDAGRNLAVLVEAAVRNTILQLRGIDTYSEFVERHQRSMTQPDPDR; encoded by the coding sequence ATGAAGCCCACCTCCATCAGTGCCGAGCGGCTGTTTGAAGAACACCGCGAGGCCATGCGCTGGGAGTGGATCGCCGGCCATGCGCACCCGGAGCGCCGTTTCGACGAAGCGGCCGTGCGCGACGCCCAGTCCGCTGCCGACCTCGTCGGCTACCTGAATTACATCCACCCCTACCGGGTGCAGATCGTCGGCCGCCGCGAGGTGGCCTATCTGCAGGACTGCTCGCCCGAGGACCAGGAACGGCGCATCTCGCGCATCGTGACCCTGGAGCCGCCGGTGCTGATCGTGGCCGACAAGCAGGTGCCGCCGCAGGCATTGGTGGCCATGTGCGACCGCGCCGACATTCCGCTGTTCGTCACCGCCGAATCCGCCGGCCATGTGATCGACGTGGTGCGCAACCACCTCAGCCATCTGTTCGCCAACCGCACCACCCGCCACGGCGTGTTCATGGACATCCTCGGCCTGGGCGTGCTGCTGACCGGCGAATCGGGCCTGGGCAAGAGCGAGCTGGGCCTGGAGCTGATCTCGCGCGGCCACGGCCTGGTGGCCGACGATGCGGTCGATCTGTACCGCGTCTCGCAGATCTCGCTGGAGGGCCGCTGCCCCGAGCTGCTGATGAATCTGCTGGAGGTGCGCGGCATCGGCCTGCTGGACATCAAGGCCATCTTTGGCGAGACCGCCGTGCGCCGCAAGATGCGGCTCAAGCTGATCGTGCACCTGGTGCGCAAGGAAACGCTGGAGCGCGACTTCGAGCGCCTGCCCTACGAGCCGCTGTACGAGGACATCCTCGACGTGCCGGTGCGCAAGGTGGTGATTGCCGTGGATGCCGGCCGCAATCTGGCCGTGCTGGTGGAGGCGGCGGTGCGCAACACCATCCTTCAGCTGCGGGGCATTGACACCTACAGCGAGTTCGTCGAGCGCCACCAGCGCAGCATGACCCAGCCCGATCCGGATCGCTGA
- the corA gene encoding magnesium/cobalt transporter CorA, whose product MLNVFSLANGRLFQEEIESLDALAHVQPVWVDLEDPTVEEKGWIENHFGLIIPADAVDDDLEESARFYEEDNGELHIRSDFLIDDDVTPRNVRVAFIVRNNVLFSIHGEDLPVFRLLRLRARRIPALIEDAKDVLLKLYDADAEYSADALEGIYDSLEKVSASVLKKDVNDAEAGEVLAAIAREEDLNGRIRRNVMDTRRAVSFMMRSRMLNAEQFEESRQILRDIDSLDSHTAFLFDKINFLMDATVGFININQNKIIKIFSVASVALLPPTLIASIYGMNFKYMPELDQAWGYPFALVLMLGSVAAPFIYFRRKGWLR is encoded by the coding sequence ATGCTCAACGTCTTTTCGCTGGCCAATGGCCGGCTGTTTCAGGAAGAGATTGAAAGCCTGGACGCGCTTGCCCATGTGCAGCCCGTCTGGGTCGATCTTGAAGACCCCACCGTCGAAGAAAAAGGCTGGATCGAGAACCACTTCGGTCTGATCATCCCGGCCGATGCGGTCGATGACGACCTGGAGGAATCCGCGCGCTTCTACGAGGAAGACAACGGCGAGCTGCACATACGCTCCGACTTCCTGATCGACGACGACGTGACGCCGCGCAATGTGCGCGTGGCCTTCATCGTGCGCAACAACGTGCTGTTCTCCATCCATGGCGAAGACCTGCCGGTGTTCCGCCTGTTGCGCCTGCGGGCGCGGCGCATCCCGGCCCTGATCGAGGATGCCAAGGATGTGCTGCTGAAGCTCTACGACGCCGACGCCGAGTACTCGGCCGATGCGCTGGAGGGCATTTACGACAGCCTCGAGAAAGTCAGTGCCAGCGTGCTGAAGAAGGACGTCAACGATGCCGAGGCCGGCGAGGTGCTGGCGGCGATCGCGCGCGAGGAAGACTTGAACGGCCGCATACGCCGCAATGTGATGGACACGCGCCGCGCCGTCAGCTTCATGATGCGCAGCCGCATGCTCAATGCCGAGCAGTTCGAGGAGTCGCGGCAGATCCTGCGCGACATCGATTCGCTCGATTCGCACACTGCCTTCCTGTTCGACAAGATCAACTTCCTGATGGATGCCACGGTCGGTTTCATCAACATCAACCAGAACAAGATCATCAAGATCTTCTCGGTGGCCAGCGTGGCGCTGCTGCCGCCGACGCTGATTGCCAGCATCTACGGCATGAACTTCAAGTACATGCCGGAGCTGGACCAGGCCTGGGGTTATCCGTTTGCGCTGGTGCTGATGCTGGGCTCGGTGGCCGCGCCCTTCATCTACTTCCGCCGCAAAGGCTGGTTGCGCTGA
- the fur gene encoding ferric iron uptake transcriptional regulator, protein MNRTEEIKNSGLKATLPRIKILEIFQKTNQRHMTAEDVYKALLLEDADIGLATVYRVLTQFEQAGLLSRNHFETGKSVFELNQGHHHDHLVCLDCGRVEEFFDAEIEQRQHAIAEQKGFALQEHSLALYASCQTKDCPHRGAR, encoded by the coding sequence ATGAACCGCACCGAAGAAATCAAGAACAGCGGCCTCAAGGCCACCCTGCCGCGCATCAAGATCCTGGAAATCTTCCAGAAGACCAACCAGCGCCATATGACGGCCGAGGACGTCTACAAGGCCCTGCTGCTGGAAGACGCCGACATCGGCCTGGCCACCGTCTACCGCGTGCTGACCCAGTTTGAGCAGGCGGGGCTGCTGTCACGCAACCACTTCGAGACCGGCAAATCGGTGTTCGAGCTGAACCAGGGCCATCACCACGACCATCTGGTCTGCCTGGACTGCGGCCGGGTCGAGGAGTTCTTCGACGCCGAGATCGAGCAGCGTCAGCATGCCATTGCCGAACAGAAGGGCTTTGCGCTGCAGGAGCACTCGCTGGCGCTCTACGCCTCCTGCCAGACCAAGGACTGCCCGCATCGCGGCGCGCGGTAA
- a CDS encoding nuclear transport factor 2 family protein — protein MLQHPILLSPSPSHAPEDARLQAVIDLFEQLKFEDVERLGHWYSDDCFFKDPFNEVHNLAATQRIFAHMFRELLEPRFVVLDAVARGDQCFLTWNFLFRLKSRPLQLQTIHGSSHLRWNAQGRVSYHRDYWDAAEQFYEKLPLLGGLLRWIKKRLAAS, from the coding sequence ATGCTGCAACACCCGATCCTGCTCTCGCCATCACCCTCACATGCACCAGAAGACGCGCGGCTGCAGGCCGTCATCGACCTGTTCGAGCAGCTGAAGTTCGAGGACGTGGAACGCCTGGGCCACTGGTACAGCGACGATTGCTTCTTCAAGGACCCGTTCAACGAGGTCCACAACCTGGCCGCCACACAGCGCATCTTCGCCCACATGTTCCGCGAGCTGCTGGAGCCGCGCTTCGTCGTGCTCGACGCGGTGGCCCGCGGCGATCAGTGCTTTCTGACCTGGAACTTTTTGTTCCGTCTGAAGAGCCGGCCGCTGCAGCTGCAGACCATCCATGGCAGCAGCCATCTGCGCTGGAACGCGCAGGGCCGTGTCAGCTACCACCGCGATTACTGGGACGCGGCCGAGCAGTTCTACGAGAAGCTGCCGCTGCTGGGCGGCTTGCTGCGCTGGATCAAGAAGCGGCTTGCCGCCTCCTGA
- a CDS encoding DUF3833 domain-containing protein, with protein sequence MKKRHLPLLLCAGLILASCASAPVPSDYASEKPTLDLPQYLNGPLTAHGLFTDRSGKVVRRFTVALKGTWQGDKGTLEEDFSYSDGKKERRVWTLQKLGNGRYTGTADDVIGVAQGEVAGNALRWAYTLRLPVDGSVYEVQFDDWMYLMDDKVMLNKAVMSKFGVKLGEVTLSFHKP encoded by the coding sequence ATGAAGAAACGCCACCTACCACTGTTGCTGTGCGCAGGGCTGATATTGGCCAGTTGCGCATCGGCCCCCGTGCCCTCCGACTATGCGAGCGAGAAGCCGACGCTTGACCTGCCCCAATACCTGAACGGACCGCTCACCGCCCACGGCCTGTTCACCGACCGCAGCGGCAAGGTGGTGCGCCGCTTCACCGTCGCGCTGAAGGGCACCTGGCAGGGCGACAAGGGCACGCTCGAAGAAGACTTCAGCTACAGCGACGGCAAGAAGGAGCGCCGCGTCTGGACCCTGCAGAAGCTGGGCAACGGCCGCTACACCGGCACGGCAGACGACGTGATCGGCGTGGCCCAGGGCGAGGTGGCCGGCAATGCGCTGCGCTGGGCCTACACCCTGCGGCTGCCGGTCGACGGCAGCGTCTACGAGGTGCAGTTCGACGACTGGATGTACCTGATGGATGACAAGGTGATGCTGAACAAGGCGGTGATGAGCAAGTTCGGCGTCAAGCTCGGCGAGGTCACCCTGTCCTTCCACAAACCCTGA
- the raiA gene encoding ribosome-associated translation inhibitor RaiA, with the protein MNLTISGHHLEVTPALREYVLTKLDRVTRHFDQVVDINVLLTVEKQKEKDRRQKAEVTVHVKGRDIFVEQSHEDLYAAIDQLMDKLDRQVCRHKDRLQDHHHASAKRLDVPAP; encoded by the coding sequence ATGAACCTGACTATCAGTGGCCACCATCTCGAAGTAACACCGGCTTTGCGTGAGTATGTGCTCACCAAACTGGACAGGGTGACCCGCCACTTTGATCAAGTCGTTGACATCAACGTCTTGCTCACCGTGGAAAAGCAGAAGGAAAAGGATCGCCGTCAGAAGGCTGAAGTGACGGTACATGTCAAAGGCCGCGACATCTTTGTCGAACAATCCCACGAGGACCTCTACGCCGCCATTGACCAGTTGATGGACAAACTCGACCGCCAGGTCTGCCGACACAAGGATCGATTGCAAGACCACCACCACGCGTCCGCCAAGCGTCTGGACGTGCCTGCGCCGTAG
- a CDS encoding DUF1365 domain-containing protein produces the protein MDGTRLPTVPLLGMGRVHHRRLRPSPHRFDYPSYFLMLPMRSLREQADRADQAPLRRNRFGLLSFHDRDHGDGGPDSLQWLDGLLLQHGVADAQGEVWLLCFPRVLGYVFKPVSFWYCHRADGSLRAIVVEVNNTFGERHCYLLDSPQLAYGHEQQADKVFHVSPFCAVAGSYRFNFMHSQTQGLRTVARITHEDGQGPLLLTSISGTLAPLSPQRVRQAFFGMPLMTVGLILRIHWQALRLWLKRVPLFRKPAPPQSFVTR, from the coding sequence ATGGACGGCACCCGCCTGCCCACGGTGCCGCTGCTGGGCATGGGCCGCGTGCACCACCGCCGGCTGCGGCCCAGCCCGCACCGCTTCGACTACCCGAGCTACTTCCTGATGCTGCCGATGCGCAGCCTGCGCGAGCAAGCGGATCGGGCGGATCAAGCCCCGCTGCGTCGCAACCGCTTCGGCCTGCTCAGTTTCCACGACCGCGACCACGGCGACGGCGGCCCCGACAGCCTGCAATGGCTGGACGGCCTGCTGCTGCAGCACGGCGTCGCCGACGCCCAGGGCGAAGTCTGGCTGCTGTGCTTTCCGCGCGTGCTGGGTTATGTGTTCAAGCCGGTCAGCTTCTGGTACTGCCACCGTGCCGACGGCAGCCTGCGTGCCATCGTCGTCGAGGTCAACAACACCTTCGGCGAGCGCCACTGCTATCTGCTCGACAGCCCACAGCTGGCCTACGGGCACGAGCAGCAGGCCGACAAGGTCTTCCACGTCTCGCCGTTCTGCGCCGTGGCCGGCAGCTACCGCTTCAACTTCATGCACAGCCAGACGCAGGGCCTGCGCACCGTCGCCCGCATCACCCACGAAGACGGGCAGGGCCCACTGCTGCTGACCAGCATCAGCGGCACGCTGGCGCCGCTGAGCCCGCAACGCGTTCGACAAGCCTTCTTCGGTATGCCGCTGATGACCGTCGGCCTGATCCTGCGCATCCATTGGCAGGCCTTGCGGCTGTGGCTCAAGCGCGTGCCCCTGTTCCGCAAGCCCGCGCCGCCCCAATCCTTTGTGACTCGTTGA
- a CDS encoding response regulator produces the protein MSTRDAAERLGVALRTVQLWVESGVLPAWKTAGGHRRIAKSAVEKLLEERRMAINGEVAKPDTPQPFRILVVEDEPDLLRLFTMVIEDWGLPVALRTATNGFEALVRIGEQCPDLLITDLNMPGMDGFRMIRSLRNFGEGLETLEIVAVTALGPQDIENRGGLPDGVKVFIKPVPFAELEQLVRERVPAALAAPAAT, from the coding sequence ATGTCCACCCGTGACGCCGCCGAGCGCCTGGGTGTGGCGCTGCGTACCGTGCAGCTCTGGGTGGAAAGCGGCGTGTTGCCGGCCTGGAAGACGGCCGGCGGTCACCGCCGCATTGCCAAGTCCGCCGTCGAGAAATTGCTCGAAGAGCGTCGCATGGCAATCAATGGCGAAGTCGCCAAGCCCGACACGCCGCAGCCTTTCCGCATCCTGGTCGTGGAAGACGAGCCCGATCTGTTGCGCCTGTTCACCATGGTGATCGAGGACTGGGGCCTGCCGGTGGCACTGCGCACGGCGACCAATGGCTTCGAGGCGCTGGTGCGCATCGGCGAGCAATGCCCGGACCTGCTGATCACCGACCTGAACATGCCCGGCATGGATGGCTTCCGCATGATCCGCTCGCTGCGCAATTTCGGCGAGGGCTTGGAGACCTTGGAGATCGTGGCCGTGACGGCGCTGGGCCCTCAGGACATCGAGAACCGCGGGGGCCTGCCCGATGGCGTCAAGGTCTTCATCAAGCCGGTGCCCTTTGCCGAGCTGGAGCAGCTGGTGCGCGAACGCGTGCCGGCAGCGCTGGCCGCGCCTGCCGCCACCTGA
- a CDS encoding cyclopropane-fatty-acyl-phospholipid synthase family protein, producing the protein MRSTLTAPFSLPQGAPAAARLVVKLLKSLRHGTMELRMPDGSHAHFGDASTGDGPRAAISLRNWDVCSAALQSGDIGFAETYVAGHWTTPDLLALLNLFIANREAVEQVIYGRWWGRLLHRVKHLLNRNSREGSKRNIHAHYDLGNAFYRLWLDETMNYSSAWFDGRLDQPMADAQQAKIRRALGECGVGPDTHMLEIGCGWGALAECAAREFGARVTGVTLSSEQLAYGRERLAQAGLSERAELRFQDYRDIPETQFDAIASIEMFEAVGRAYWPSFFATVRNKLKPGGKACIQSITIRDDLFERYAQGSDFIQQYIFPGGMLPSSSVFHAEAAKAGLTVVNQLEFGTDYAETLRRWRERFHSQDAAVRKLGFDDRFMRLWEFYLVYCEAAFASGNTNVVQFTLQRD; encoded by the coding sequence ATGCGATCCACCCTGACTGCCCCTTTCAGCCTGCCCCAAGGCGCGCCCGCTGCGGCCCGACTGGTCGTCAAGCTGCTCAAAAGCCTGCGCCATGGCACCATGGAGTTGCGCATGCCCGACGGCAGCCACGCGCATTTCGGCGATGCCAGCACCGGCGACGGGCCGCGCGCCGCCATCAGCCTGCGCAACTGGGATGTCTGCAGCGCCGCGCTGCAATCGGGCGACATCGGCTTTGCCGAAACCTATGTCGCCGGCCACTGGACCACGCCGGACCTGCTGGCCCTGCTGAACCTGTTCATCGCCAACCGCGAGGCGGTGGAACAGGTCATCTACGGCCGCTGGTGGGGCCGGCTGCTGCACCGGGTCAAGCACCTGCTGAACCGCAACTCGCGCGAAGGCAGCAAGCGCAATATCCATGCGCACTACGACCTGGGCAACGCCTTCTACCGGCTCTGGCTCGACGAGACCATGAACTACTCCAGCGCCTGGTTCGACGGCAGGCTGGACCAGCCCATGGCAGACGCGCAACAGGCCAAGATCAGGCGTGCCCTGGGCGAGTGCGGTGTCGGCCCCGACACCCATATGCTGGAGATCGGCTGCGGCTGGGGCGCGCTGGCCGAATGCGCGGCGCGCGAATTCGGTGCCCGCGTCACCGGCGTGACCCTGTCCAGCGAGCAGCTCGCCTACGGTCGGGAGCGCCTGGCCCAGGCCGGACTGAGCGAGCGCGCCGAGCTGCGCTTCCAGGACTACCGCGACATCCCGGAGACGCAGTTCGATGCCATCGCGTCGATCGAGATGTTCGAGGCCGTGGGGCGCGCCTACTGGCCCAGCTTCTTTGCCACCGTTCGCAACAAGCTCAAGCCTGGCGGCAAGGCCTGCATCCAGTCGATCACGATACGCGACGATCTGTTCGAGCGCTATGCGCAGGGCAGCGACTTCATCCAGCAATACATCTTCCCGGGCGGCATGCTGCCCAGCAGCAGCGTGTTCCATGCAGAAGCGGCCAAGGCGGGGCTGACGGTCGTCAACCAGCTCGAGTTCGGCACCGACTATGCCGAAACCCTGCGCCGCTGGCGCGAACGCTTCCACAGCCAGGACGCAGCGGTGCGCAAGCTGGGCTTCGATGACCGCTTCATGCGGCTTTGGGAGTTCTATCTGGTCTATTGCGAGGCGGCTTTCGCCAGCGGCAACACCAACGTCGTGCAGTTCACCCTGCAGCGCGACTGA
- a CDS encoding outer membrane protein assembly factor BamE: MPSVTADRVLGIVTPYKVEVVQGNVLTKEMVAQVKPGMNRSQVRELLGSPLLADIFHAERWDYVFTIRRQGAEPQSRKVIALFDGENLKSLDVPNDLPGESEFVASITTFKRRGDLPKLALTEDERKALPAPAKVDVPVAEPVGAVRSYPPLEPKS; this comes from the coding sequence ATGCCCTCGGTCACCGCCGACCGGGTACTGGGCATCGTGACGCCCTACAAGGTCGAGGTGGTGCAAGGCAATGTGCTGACCAAGGAAATGGTCGCCCAGGTCAAGCCGGGCATGAACCGCAGCCAGGTGCGTGAACTGCTGGGCTCGCCGCTGCTGGCCGACATCTTCCATGCCGAGCGCTGGGACTATGTGTTCACCATCCGCCGCCAGGGCGCCGAGCCGCAAAGCCGCAAGGTCATCGCCCTGTTCGATGGCGAGAACCTGAAATCGCTTGACGTGCCGAACGACCTGCCCGGCGAGAGCGAATTCGTGGCCTCGATCACCACCTTCAAGCGCCGTGGCGACCTGCCCAAGCTCGCACTGACCGAAGACGAGCGCAAGGCACTGCCGGCGCCGGCCAAGGTGGACGTGCCCGTGGCCGAGCCCGTGGGCGCCGTGCGCAGCTACCCGCCGCTGGAACCCAAGTCGTGA
- a CDS encoding MFS transporter, translating to MNAAPISPVAAARYGALGLPLAFVALPLYVMLPRHYATQFGVPLAALGLLLLAARLFDALVDPWIGRLADAALGRSSRQAWWLALGASGALLTGFLLLFFPQVRGTGALLLWCAAALLLTYLGYSVVSVIHQAWGARLGGDELQRARVVSWREGLALVGVLMASVLPSLAGLAVTSGSLILLTLLGLWLLRLGPAPQAGAQDLPSGSLTLPFKSPAFRRLLAVYLCNGIASAVPATLVLFFVRDRLQLPQHEALFLGSYFAAAALSIALWLRCIRTIGLARSWLLAMGLAVLSFGWALGLGAGDRLGFLGVCLASGAALGADLAVPGAMLAGVIQSAGHARRAEGAYFGWWNFATKLNLALAAGLALPALQWLGYAPGGQDAAALTALSSVYCALPCVLKLLAAGLLYGLWIRNEAPR from the coding sequence GTGAACGCTGCGCCCATCAGCCCGGTGGCTGCGGCCCGCTATGGCGCGCTGGGCCTGCCGCTGGCCTTCGTCGCCTTGCCGCTGTACGTGATGCTGCCCAGGCATTACGCAACGCAGTTTGGCGTGCCGCTGGCCGCCCTGGGCCTGCTGCTGCTCGCCGCGCGGCTGTTCGATGCCCTGGTGGACCCGTGGATAGGCCGGCTGGCCGATGCCGCGCTGGGCCGCTCCAGCCGGCAGGCCTGGTGGCTGGCACTGGGCGCCAGCGGGGCGCTGCTGACGGGCTTCCTGCTGCTGTTCTTCCCACAGGTGCGCGGCACCGGGGCGCTGCTGCTGTGGTGCGCTGCGGCCTTGCTGCTGACCTATCTGGGCTATAGCGTCGTCAGCGTGATCCACCAGGCCTGGGGTGCACGGCTGGGCGGCGACGAGTTGCAGCGTGCCCGCGTCGTCAGCTGGCGCGAGGGTCTGGCCCTGGTGGGCGTGCTGATGGCCAGCGTGCTGCCCAGCCTGGCGGGTCTGGCCGTCACCAGCGGCAGCCTGATCCTGCTGACCCTGCTGGGCCTGTGGCTGTTGCGCCTGGGCCCGGCGCCGCAGGCCGGCGCGCAGGACCTGCCGTCGGGCAGCCTGACACTGCCCTTCAAAAGCCCTGCCTTCCGCCGCCTGTTGGCGGTCTATCTGTGCAATGGCATTGCCAGCGCGGTGCCAGCCACCCTGGTGCTGTTCTTCGTCCGCGACCGGCTGCAACTGCCTCAGCACGAGGCCCTGTTCCTGGGCAGCTATTTCGCCGCCGCAGCGCTGTCGATCGCGCTGTGGCTGCGTTGCATACGCACCATCGGCCTGGCGCGCAGCTGGCTGTTGGCGATGGGGCTGGCCGTGCTCAGCTTCGGCTGGGCGCTGGGCCTGGGCGCGGGAGACCGCCTCGGCTTTCTGGGTGTCTGCCTGGCCAGCGGTGCGGCGCTGGGCGCCGATCTCGCGGTGCCCGGCGCGATGCTGGCCGGCGTGATCCAGTCGGCCGGCCACGCGCGCCGCGCCGAGGGCGCCTACTTTGGCTGGTGGAATTTCGCCACCAAGCTGAATCTGGCCCTGGCCGCAGGCCTGGCCCTGCCGGCCCTGCAATGGCTGGGCTATGCGCCGGGCGGGCAGGACGCCGCCGCGCTGACGGCCCTGAGTTCGGTCTATTGCGCGCTGCCCTGTGTGCTCAAGCTGCTGGCCGCCGGCCTGCTGTACGGACTGTGGATACGAAACGAGGCTCCCCGATGA
- a CDS encoding chalcone isomerase family protein: MNRRSALLLSLPAWMGGPAWAQDQAPAEVRAELPQARRQGQGLMRFLGLSIYTIRLWAPDPVSAETWSERPLALEIEYARSLDGTEIARRSLKEMQRVGDFTASQGERWLAAMGEAFPDVRSGDRITGFQRPGQMVRFYVNGRPGKDIADALFARLFFGIWLSPRTSEPGLREALLGLRS; this comes from the coding sequence ATGAACCGGCGCAGCGCGCTGCTGCTGAGCCTGCCCGCCTGGATGGGCGGGCCGGCATGGGCGCAAGACCAGGCCCCGGCCGAGGTCCGCGCCGAGCTGCCCCAGGCCAGGCGCCAGGGGCAGGGCCTGATGCGCTTTCTCGGCCTGAGCATCTACACGATCCGGCTGTGGGCGCCGGATCCGGTCAGCGCCGAGACCTGGTCGGAGCGACCGCTGGCACTCGAGATCGAGTACGCGCGCAGTCTGGACGGCACCGAGATCGCCCGGCGCTCGCTGAAAGAGATGCAGCGCGTCGGTGACTTCACGGCCAGCCAGGGTGAGCGCTGGCTGGCCGCGATGGGCGAGGCCTTTCCGGACGTGCGCAGCGGCGACCGCATCACCGGCTTTCAACGCCCCGGCCAGATGGTCCGCTTCTACGTCAACGGCCGGCCGGGCAAGGACATTGCCGATGCCTTGTTCGCGCGCCTGTTCTTCGGCATCTGGCTGTCGCCCCGCACCTCGGAGCCAGGCCTGCGCGAGGCGCTGCTGGGCCTGCGCTCGTGA